Proteins from a genomic interval of Desulfocurvibacter africanus subsp. africanus DSM 2603:
- the mutY gene encoding A/G-specific adenine glycosylase, giving the protein MPRVMSTLSQRLLDWFAIHKKPLPWRENNEPYRIWISEVMLQQTQRDRVGTYFRRFLERFPDVASLAASREDDLLKLWEGLGYYSRARNLRKAAAIIIDEHGGSFPDSPEALLALPGIGRYTAGAILSIAYNKPEPIVDANVERVFARVFDLDLPVKDKTTSAFLWTKARELIPKDRAREFNQAVMELGSLVCLSRKPRCSTCPIQPHCEAYRLDIVLERPVPAKAKEYIPLEVATGLLVHQGLIFVQKRPTEGVWAGLWEFPGGSIEAGETPEQAVVREYQEETEFEVGDLEKIAVVRHGYTKYRVALHCYFCALANGRREPVLHAAQESRWVRPEELASLAMPAGHRKLLDLLVRDLRFAERLRRP; this is encoded by the coding sequence ATGCCACGGGTCATGTCAACGCTTTCTCAACGCCTCCTGGACTGGTTCGCGATCCATAAGAAACCCTTGCCCTGGCGCGAGAACAATGAGCCATACCGCATCTGGATCTCCGAGGTCATGCTGCAGCAAACTCAGCGGGACCGGGTCGGTACCTATTTCCGGCGCTTCCTGGAACGCTTCCCCGATGTGGCCAGCCTGGCCGCGAGCCGAGAGGACGACCTCCTCAAGCTGTGGGAAGGCCTGGGCTACTACTCGCGGGCGCGCAACCTGAGGAAAGCCGCGGCTATCATTATAGATGAGCACGGCGGCAGCTTCCCGGACAGCCCAGAGGCCCTGTTGGCCCTGCCGGGCATTGGCCGCTACACGGCCGGAGCCATCCTGAGCATCGCCTACAACAAACCAGAGCCGATCGTGGACGCCAACGTTGAGCGCGTCTTCGCCCGCGTGTTCGACCTGGACTTGCCGGTCAAGGACAAGACCACCAGCGCCTTTTTATGGACCAAGGCCCGCGAACTCATCCCCAAGGATCGAGCCCGGGAATTCAACCAGGCAGTCATGGAACTCGGCTCGCTGGTCTGCCTGTCGCGCAAGCCGCGTTGCAGCACCTGCCCCATCCAACCGCACTGCGAAGCCTACCGTCTGGACATTGTCCTGGAGCGGCCCGTGCCAGCCAAAGCCAAGGAATACATCCCCCTGGAAGTCGCCACGGGCTTGCTCGTGCATCAGGGCCTTATCTTCGTCCAGAAACGGCCAACCGAGGGTGTCTGGGCCGGACTCTGGGAATTCCCCGGCGGGAGCATCGAAGCAGGCGAGACGCCTGAACAGGCCGTGGTCCGGGAGTACCAGGAAGAGACCGAATTCGAGGTCGGCGATTTGGAGAAAATCGCCGTGGTCCGCCACGGCTACACCAAATACCGCGTGGCCCTGCACTGCTACTTCTGCGCGCTGGCCAACGGCAGGCGCGAACCCGTGCTGCATGCGGCGCAGGAAAGCCGCTGGGTTCGCCCCGAGGAGCTGGCGAGCCTGGCCATGCCAGCCGGCCATCGCAAGCTGTTA
- the gpmA gene encoding 2,3-diphosphoglycerate-dependent phosphoglycerate mutase: MHTLVLLRHGQSTWNLENRFTGWTDVGLTDAGVKEAHLAAKLLQDGGYSFDICYTSVLKRAIKTLWIVMEDMDLMWLPVQRTWRLNERHYGALQGLNKAETAREHSEEQVHIWRRSYDVPPPALEPSDPRFPGSDPRYRDLSDAELPRTESLKLTIERTLPYWFETIVPGIQAGKRVLICAHGNSLRGLVKHLDRVSDEDIPGLNIPTGIPLVYKLDAILRPIESFYLGDQEEISKAQAAVASQGKA, encoded by the coding sequence TTGCACACCCTCGTCCTGTTACGCCACGGCCAATCCACATGGAACCTGGAGAACCGCTTCACGGGCTGGACCGATGTCGGCCTGACCGATGCCGGCGTCAAGGAGGCCCATCTGGCCGCCAAACTGCTCCAGGATGGCGGCTACTCCTTCGACATCTGCTACACCTCGGTGCTCAAGCGCGCCATCAAGACCCTCTGGATAGTCATGGAGGACATGGACCTCATGTGGCTGCCGGTCCAGCGCACCTGGCGGCTCAACGAGCGCCACTACGGCGCGCTGCAAGGCCTGAACAAGGCCGAGACCGCCCGCGAGCACAGCGAGGAGCAGGTGCACATTTGGCGCCGCAGCTACGATGTGCCTCCACCGGCCCTGGAGCCGTCGGACCCGCGATTTCCGGGCAGCGATCCGCGCTACAGAGACCTGTCCGACGCGGAGCTGCCGCGCACCGAAAGTCTCAAGCTGACCATAGAGCGCACCCTGCCCTACTGGTTCGAGACCATCGTGCCGGGCATACAAGCCGGCAAGCGCGTACTTATCTGCGCACACGGCAACAGCTTGCGTGGGCTGGTCAAACACCTGGATCGCGTCAGCGACGAAGACATACCGGGTCTGAACATCCCCACGGGCATTCCGCTGGTCTACAAGCTGGATGCGATCCTGCGGCCGATCGAGAGCTTCTATCTGGGCGACCAGGAGGAGATCAGCAAGGCTCAGGCCGCCGTGGCCTCCCAAGGCAAGGCCTGA